One Purpureocillium takamizusanense chromosome 1, complete sequence genomic window carries:
- a CDS encoding uncharacterized protein (EggNog:ENOG503NXI7~COG:D) translates to MDAGASTSDNQHSYSSNPWATPTASSSAPLVPTSVPAHASDGASESATPAGLVATPTSLTAGSPFPPHLDFLPLLFPQQSNIYHAQLLHYNRLVSPARGGGLQTPPLAPVVSAPHVHAGPRSRSSSKVSLKDGAAGKGAATGGHGSRSNHANDKNRSGTSSKDTPSKMGTKQQHHQQPHQATAEPSRSIPKRTAAASSSAAPGPSHSSSVPSTPHQHARKFSFGSRDPSPTAVSSHSPRSAYSETNSTLPSLRPLPPRLGGCKYETAQINSRRRIPYSVGNDRLEKLDLRTVKSKLSDDEERKLATDMREIFDRLLPTDAVEENRRRLVKKLEKIFNDEWPGHDIRVHLFGSSGNLLCSDDSDVDICITTAWRELEAVCKIADLLARRGMEKVVCISAAKVPIVKIWDPELGLACDMNVNNTLALENTRMVRTYVEADPRVRQLAMILKYWTRRRVVNDAAFGGTLSSYTWICLIIAFLQLRDPPVLPALHQLPYKIPKSDGSVGEFADNLRKIRGFGNKNKSTVPELLFQFFRFYAHEFDYDKHALSVRQGKLITKVEKKWNYQVNNSLCVEEPFNVSRNLGNTADEYSFRGLHLELRRAFDLISEAKLAEACEQYIFPKEEERVWTRPPQQPRPVLVRSSSQTHSGRGGRGGHRGGRHNSNFHQRGGGSNRRASSSVPTSYENGLLMAPMGIPGDLTWYQNPHYQLQYTHQDLMAQMAFQENVRQYHMMAAQTQTPAFLQQHTMGQQQRVPTGSSPPGQQPTDRSRTNSFDNVPMTAPLRPDIYALYGITLGHAYYPQAGTATYGTYPSSPVATSGPNQEFRRPLQRSTVNTGNGASASSSTLRSQSQPATRSPSSTTHQVAYQLGNKAPSSPSAVPNANTDGVPMPSFMSDDADFDETPKAVFESPSPADKKISDFFQNRDPSPGSQPTSQQLQGLPNGIAFGDLAAQSTSPGRRRLSTDQLPQTILDRRMRRASRSPSPLGHARAFSVGTASAPLSSTPFPGSHNKTLNRPLVVNGSGLKTSAVPGQRQPSVAESYTSDDSLASSFDNALHINTGPTCAPTVDASAMHYAATASRSAPSTDRPPIVVNGTSGPFSHVLSDDASFRDRVAKMGAYYFPQGATQDGPNGGAARLSPSARQRLMSRQPQSGMIAPLDLAIADHRMAKPPMMDSAHLSPVYETRTPSPSTVRKNDGSSVSVKVDGRVDGKSGRAERDKAGLAGSERPPAAQDNDKMHKPPRAAAPAVRAPAPRTNGHIRGAKSESDGGWQKAGKGKKRPANIATQQGQAEQPPKNDSERKGG, encoded by the exons ATGGACGCCGGTGCCTCCACGTCCGACAATCAGCATTCTTACTCCTCCAATCCTTGGGCGACGCCTactgcatcgtcatcggctcCATTGGTACCAACCAGCGTGCCCGCGCACGCCTCGGACGGCGCCTCGGAATCTGCAACTCccgccggccttgtcgccACCCCAACATCGCTGACCGCAGGCTCACCGTTTCCACCCCACTTGGACTTTCTGCCCTTGCTTTTCCCGCAGCAATCCAACATCTACCACGCCCAGCTTCTGCACTACAACAGGCTCGTTTCCCCCGCGCGCGGAGGCGGTCTTCAGACaccgcccctcgcccccgtcgtATCCGCTCCTCACGTCCACGCCGGGCCGAGGTCGCGATCATCGAGTAAGGTGTcgctcaaggacggcgcggccggcaagGGAGCCGCAACAGGAGGCCATGGGAGCAGGTCAAATCACGCCAACGATAAAAACCGCTCGGGTACATCGTCCAAGGACACTCCGTCCAAAATGGGCACgaagcagcaacaccaccagcagccaCACCAGGCGACTGCGGAGCCGTCGAGAAGCATACCGaagcgcaccgccgccgcgtcgtcatctgCCGCCCCGGGCCCGTCTCATTCTAGCTCCGTGCCTTCGACGCCGCATCAGCATGCGCGCAAATTCTCTTTTGGGTCGCGCGACCCGTCTCCCACAGCCGTGAGCAGCCACTCGCCGCGCTCAGCCTACTCCGAAACCAATAGCACGCTGCCTTCCCTACGACCTCTCCCACCGAGGTTAGGTGGCTGCAAGTACGAGACAGCTCAGATCAACTCGCGGCGGAGGATACCGTACTCGGTCGGCAACGACCGACTGGAGAAGCTAGATTTGCGAACGGTAAAGAGCAAGTTGTCGGATGATGAGGAACGGAAACTAGCCACAGATATGCGAGAGATTTTCGACCGCTTACTGCCCACCGATGCAGTCGAGGAGAATAGGAGGAGGCTGGTGAAGAAGCTGGAGAAGATATTCAACGACGAGTGGCCAGGGCACGACATACGCGTGCACCTTTTTGGTTCTTCTGGGAACCTGCTCTGCTCTGATGATTCAGATG TTGACATCTGTATTacgacggcgtggcgggaGCTGGAGGCTGTCTGCAAAATCGCGGACTTGCTGGCGCGGC GTGGCATGGAGAAGGTGGTCTGCATCTCTGCAGCCAAGGTGCCCATCGTCAAGATATGGGACCCCGAGCTGGGCTTGGCTTGCGACATGAATGTCAACAACACCTTGGCGCTGGAAAACACGCGCATGGTGCGGACATATGTTGAGGCCGACCCTCGAGTACGCCAGCTGGCCATGATTCTCAAGTACTGGACACGGAGGAGGGTCGTGAATGATGCAG CATTTGGTGGGACCCTGAGTTCCTATACTTGGATATGCCTCATCATCGCTTTTCTCCAGCTTCGCGATCCTCCGGTACTGCCGGCGCTTCACCAACTCCCCTACAAGATTCCCAAGTCGGACGGTTCCGTTGGCGAATTCGCCGATAATCTAAGGAAGATACGGGGCTTCGGCAACAAGAACAAGTCGACAGTGCCCGAACTGTTATTCCAGTTTTTCCGCTTCTATGCCCACGAGTTTGATTACGACAAGCACGCGCTCTCGGTTCGCCAGGGCAAGCTCATCACCAAGGTGGAGAAGAAGTGGAATTACCAGGTCAACAACTCTCTCTGCGTAGAGGAGCCCTTCAACGTCTCTCGAAATCTCGGTAATACCGCCGATGAGTATTCTTTCCGCGGTTTGCATCTAGAGCTCCGCAGGGCCTTTGATCTCATCTCCGAGGCCAAGCTGGCTGAAGCTTGCGAGCAGTACATTTTCCCCAAGGAAGAGGAACGAGTATGGACCAGAccaccgcagcagcctcggCCAGTGTTGGTGCGGAGCTCATCGCAGACGCATTCcggtcgaggcggacgtGGCGGCCACCGAGGGGGCCGCCACAACAGCAACTTCCACCAGAGAGGCGGAGGGTCTAACCGGAGAGCATCGTCCAGCGTGCCCACCTCTTACGAGAATGGTCTGCTCATGGCTCCCATGGGCATACCTGGCGACTTGACCTGGTATCAGAACCCACACTATCAGCTCCAGTATACGCACCAGGACCTGATGGCACAGATGGCGTTCCAAGAGAACGTTCGCCAATATCATatgatggcggcgcagacCCAGACTCCCGCGTTTCTTCAGCAACATACCatgggccagcagcagagggTGCCAACGGGATCCAGTCCACCAGGGCAACAGCCAACTGACCGATCGCGCACCAACTCGTTTGACAACGTCCCCATGACGGCTCCGTTGCGGCCCGATATCTACGCCCTGTACGGGATCACGCTCGGCCACGCATATTATCCCCAAGCCGGTACGGCAACATACGGCACATACCCGTCATCACCCGTCGCAACGAGCGGCCCAAATCAGGAGTTTCGGCGGCCGTTGCAGCGATCAACTGTCAACACAGGGAACGGTGCCTCGGCGTCTAGCAGCACGCTTAGGTCGCAGTCTCAGCCAGCAACGCGgtccccgtcctcgacgactcATCAGGTCGCCTATCAGCTGGGGAACAAGGCGCCTTCGAGCCCCTCGGCCGTGCCAAATGCCAACACGGACGGCGTGCCAATGCCGAGCTTCATGTCGGATGATGCCGACTTTGACGAGACTCCCAAGGCCGTGTTTGAGTCCCCTTCGCCCGCGGACAAGAAAATTTCAGACTTTTTCCAGAACAGGGATCCGAGTCCCGGCAGCCAGCCGACATCGCAACAGCTGCAAGGTCTTCCCAACGGTATTGCCTTCGGAGATCTCGCCGCTCAGTCGACCAGTCCTGGTAGGAGACGTCTATCGACGGACCAGCTCCCACAGACCATCCTGGACAGGCGCATGCGGAGAGCATCAAGATCGCCATCGCCTTTGGGACATGCGCGTGCTTTCTCAGTGGGCACGGCGTCTGCGCCATTGTCGTCCACGCCATTCCCCGGCAGTCACAACAAAACCTTGAACCGCCCCCTGGTTGTGAACGGGTCCGGACTGAAGACGAGCGCCGTCCCCGGTCAACGACAGCCATCGGTGGCAGAGTCGTACACTTCCGATGACTCGCTTGCGTCGAGTTTTGACAACGCCTTGCATATTAACACGGGGCCGACGTGTGCACCGACTGTGGACGCGTCCGCAATGCACtatgcggcgacggcttccAGGTCGGCCCCGTCAACCGATCGACCCCCAATCGTGGTGAACGGCACCAGTGGTCCTTTCTCGCACGTTCTGTCAGACGATGCGTCGTTTCGGGACCGCGTTGCCAAAATGGGCGCGTATTACTTTCCGCAGGGGGCCACCCAGGACGGGCCCAAcggaggggcggcgaggctctcCCCTTctgctcggcagcggctgaTGTCGCGACAGCCACAGAGCGGCATGATTGCTCCTCTGGACCTGGCCATTGCCGATCACCGCATGGCGaagccgccgatgatggactCGGCGCATCTATCTCCTGTCTACGAAACTCGCACGCCGTCTCCGAGCACCGTTCGCAAGAATGACGGCTCGTCGGTTTCTGTCAAAGTGgatggccgggtcgacggcAAGAGCGGCCGCGCGGAACGAGACAAGGCGGGGCTCGCAGGGAGTGAACGGCCTCCTGCCGCTCAGGACAACGACAAGATGCATAAGCCGCCccgagccgcggcgccggccgtgagggcgccggcaccacGGACGAACGGCCATATTCGTGGGGCCAAGAGCGAAAGCGACGGGGGCTGGCAAAAAgccggcaagggcaagaagcggCCGGCGAACATTGCGACCCAGCAGGGACAAGCTGAGCAGCCACCAAAGAACGACTCGGAGCGCAAGGGTGGTTGA
- a CDS encoding uncharacterized protein (EggNog:ENOG503P14R), which translates to MMQRTASESAASTSSSKMSRRLGFALRKISSKGSDKRDDRSRPSTHDHDHSDPSLAHLRRSESGSLNDMQESNLRQLQTLVARMRAAPAGPNHVDGAYKEFIKIKDTCHALCLAILQDELRPPRAASNDTDSLQRRGSSFDAPHSPGAVFDQRSSFSGRSLTEVATGSVMRPPQTNELFLAAIREWKNCLETLTEAFRVSLADTYKSYEREATQEMVDLLFSSKKFRKEAVHRMRNASVTRVLSADPQFFPRYEIRFRNYEKVRQELTEIRHVLQMGESGILPSRTVEDYPIAPRGDAILEFANITAESNGSEPVLRFRVSSYMLAETSPIFARMFSGHSGSLYLHEAGDITDQLPPAPSPYVCEDGSEAKLYRMPQYEVNHLKAMETLMHAAHMHNELVPREVSFEQFVAIAECCMRYRSTSPLELVVEHRWLPQWMHKGADDMPDGLLVISYAFGSRQLFTRMSKSAILNLVDERDLQSKPWPQKIKDRIWAVRCAKVAQVYASCTTTIQEYLRPPTRAPDDDPEPLTQADLRQNINMPAAPPKHAATLTSTPRCPKGSHGCDAVNLGWMMLVYNEMDLLPQIMRPSVLGHLPQTEPRPRSLAQMVDLLRRMPSPASPVHQGGVCDPGPSFRTAIADIYNSVTGLTLHDVSGKSHGWALSKHRMSDPQVLVTSGLGRMAAHDDPHTVAAEFPDEVRLRILQALDDVDDLHAAALTNRGFYDTYQRHELSLVRRFLRADRIRKASLRHNQHDDVKVLKEESDRMKEEVVNTDLDARTINEVDEEEDEGDSDDESASGASTASAHELRRNQQTVDPPKYEETDSPPSGGHASPPTPRQSPLDMRRPSHTSPTKQPDVLTAAIEDDDITPMTEDEARRILWPDSILDTETQQRIPRSAAAVLRSRAQHRPQGGSTNGLAGDGSSPSAVEMVPLWEKFRMGDPSLGDALEDKTLVVTGEKQLRSEHDRRVGLLKKNGANGHGGSDESAGAGGAASKGA; encoded by the exons ATGATGCAGAGGACCGCCAGCGAAAGCGCTGCCtccaccagcagctccaAAATGTCCCGTCGCCTGGGCTTTGCGCTGCGCAAGATTAGCAGCAAAGGATCCGACAAGCGGGACGACAGG TCTCGCCCGTCCacccacgaccacgaccatTCCGacccctccctcgcccacctccgTCGCTCCGAGTCGGGCTCCCTCAACGACATGCAGGAGAGCAACCTGAGACAGCTCCAGACCCTCGTCGCACGCATGCgggccgccccggccggcccgaaccacgtcgacggggccTACAAGGAGTTTATCAAGATCAAGGACACCTGCCATGCCTTGTGCCTCGCTATCCTCCAGGACGAGCTGCGgcccccccgcgccgcctccaacgACACCGATTCCCTCCAGCGCCGTGGCTCGTCCTTTGATGCACCGCAcagccccggcgccgtcttcgaccAGCGCAGCTCCTTCAGCGGCCGTAGCCTTACGGAGGTGGCCACTGGCAGCGTGATGCGGCCGCCTCAGACCAACGAGCTGTTCCTGGCCGCCATTCGCGAATGGAAGAACTGCCTCGAGACCCTTACCGAGGCCTTTCGCGTCAGTCTTGCCGACACGTACAAGAGCtacgagcgcgaggccacACAAGAGATGGTCGACCTGCTATTCAGCAGCAAGAAGTTTCGCAAGGAAGCCGTTCACCGCATGCGCAACGCCAGCGTCACGCGGGTCCTCTCTGCTGACCCCCAGTTT TTCCCGAGATATGAGATTCGGTTCAGAAATTACGAAAAGGTCAGGCAGGAGCTGACCGAAATACGGCATGTCCTCCAGATGGGCGAGTCGGGCATCTTGCCCTCACGGACGGTTGAAGACTATCCCATCGCACCCCGCGGCGATGCGATCCTCGAATTCGCCAACATCACGGCCGAGTCCAACGGCAGCGAGCCTGTCCTGCGCTTCCGCGTCTCGTCCTACATGCTGGCCGAGACGTCGCCCATCTTCGCTCGCATGTTCTCGGGCCACTCAGGCAGCCTGTACCTGCACGAAGCCGGCGACATCACCgaccagctgccgccggcgccgtcgccgtacGTGTGCGAGGACGGCTCTGAGGCCAAGCTCTATCGCATGCCGCAGTACGAGGTCAACCacctcaaggccatggagaCGCTGATGCACGCGGCGCACATGCATAACGAGCTGGTCCCGCGTGAGGTGTCGTTTGAACAGTTTGTGGCGATTGCCGAGTGCTGCATGCGCTACAGGAGCACGTCGCCGCTCGAGCTGGTGGTCGAGCACCGATGGCTTCCCCAATGGATGCacaagggcgccgacgacatgcccgacggcctgctcgtcatcAGCTACGCGTTTGGGTCGCGTCAGCTTTTCACTCGCATGTCCAAGAGCGCCATCCTGAACCTGGTCGATGAGCGGGACCTGCAGAGCAAGCCCTGGCCGCAAAAGATCAAGGACCGCATCTGGGCCGTGAGATGTGCCAAAGTGGCACAGGTGTATGCGagctgcaccaccacgatTCAAGAGTACCTGCGGCCGCCCACACGAGCGCCCGACGATGACCCAGAGCCACTGACCCAGGCGGACCTGCGCCAGAACATCAacatgccggcggcgcccccaaAGCACGCCGCAACGCTGACGAGTACTCCACGGTGTCCCAAGGGAAGCCACGGCTGCGACGCCGTGAACCTGGGGTGGATGATGCTCGTGTACAACGAGATGGATCTCTTGCCGCAAATCATGCGCCCGTCGGTGCTCGGGCATCTGCCTCAGACGGAGCCACGGCCCCGAAGCCTCGCGCAGATGGTGGACCTTCTGCGGCGGATGCCGAGCCCTGCGTCACCCGTCCACCAGGGCGGCGTGTGCGATCCGGGCCCTTCGTTTCGGACGGCAATTGCAGACATTTACAACAGCGTCACGGGTCTCACATTGCACGACGTGAGCGGCAAGAGCCATGGTTGGGCACTGTCAAAGCACCGCATGTCGGACCCCCAGGTCCTCGTCACGAGCGGTCTCGGGCGCATGGCTGCCCACGACGACCCGcacaccgtcgccgccgagttcCCTGACGAGGTGCGACTGCGAATCCTGCAGGCCCTggacgacgtggacgacctgcacgcggcggccctgACGAACCGCGGCTTCTACGACACCTATCAACGTCATGAGCTGAGCCTGGTACGCAGGTTCCTTAGAGCCGACAGGATCCGGAAGGCGTCTCTGAGGCATAAtcagcacgacgacgtcaaggtGCTCAAGGAAGAGTCGGACCGCATGAAAGAGGAGGTTGTCAACACCGACTTGGATGCTCGCACCATCAACgaagtcgacgaggaagaggacgaaggcgactccgacgacgagtctGCGAGCGgtgcctcgacggcctcggctcACGAGCTGCGGCGGAACCAGCAGACAGTCGACCCGCCCAAGTACGAAGAAACCGACAGCCCTCCGAGCGGTGGGCACGCGTCGCCTCCGACACCGCGACAAAGCCCCTTGGACATGCGCCGGCCGTCGCACACCTCGCCAACGAAGCAGCCAGACGTCCTCACCGCGGCCAttgaagacgacgacatcacgCCAAtgaccgaggacgaggcgcggcgcatcCTCTGGCCGGACTCGATCCTCGACACGGAAACGCAACAGCGGATACCTCGGTCCgctgcggcggtgctgcgTTCCCGCGCGCAGCACCGCCCCCAGGGCGGCTCGACCAACGGCCTCGCTGGCGATGGCTCTTCCCCATCCGCGGTCGAGATGGTGCCTCTGTGGGAAAAGTTCCGCATGGGAGACCCGTCGCTGGGAGACGCACTCGAGGACAAGACGCTGGTTGTGACGGGCGAGAAGCAGCTGCGAAGCGAGCACGACCGGCGAGTCGGGCTGTTGAAGAAGAATGGCGCAAACGGGCATGGTGGCAGTGACGagagcgcgggcgcgggaggAGCAGCGAGCAAGGGAGCATAA
- a CDS encoding uncharacterized protein (COG:E~COG:G~EggNog:ENOG503NYEE~TransMembrane:10 (i126-152o172-191i203-224o230-250i257-275o295-315i322-341o356-378i385-405o411-429i)): MEDRTQAGLWMSSVESAHREPLLSKRHDRHRPRRRLSNLVYDAIIASEAAEHHRAPSTRRTNDGMSTADEQKGFSSPVVAAATTTTATTTATAHSSDSSHARPHDALNVADYDDNDAETVAATRGLHILEARSAHWYSYLLTPSFWLVIAIGQILALCITATNTFTSFLSGAHFNAPAFQTFFNYAFLALVYNTLFLVRDGPHAWWRLARRDGWKYLIMAFLDVEGNYFTVLAYQYTNILSAQLLNFWSIVCVVLISFFLLKVRYRLFQVAGILVCCGGMGILLASDHITGSNGGPGANMIKGDLFGLLGATLYGTSNVLEEWLVSKAPMHHVLAFMGLLGMIINGVQASIFDRDSIAAAQWDGQIAGWLVGYTLCLSLFYTLAPLILRMGSAAFFDISLLTANFWGVIIGVRVFGLTVHFLYPIAFVCIVIGLFVYFLSGNVLGDSRKPWLGENQEGGVAGIGTAKLRAIKAAQEERERV; this comes from the coding sequence ATGGAGGACAGGACGCAGGCAGGGCTTTGGATGAGCTCTGTCGAGTCTGCGCATCGCGAACCCTTGCTGTCGAAGCGTCACGACCGACaccgcccccgtcgccgcctctcgAATCTCGTGTACGACGCCATTATTGCGTCTGAAGCAGCAGAACACCACCGCGCACCATCGACACGCAGAACAAACGACGGCATGTCTACCGCGGACGAGCAAAAGGGCTTCTccagccccgtcgtcgccgccgccacgaccacgaccgcgaccacgaccgccaccgctcacagcagcgacagcagccatGCCCGTCCGCACGACGCCCTCAACGTcgccgactacgacgacaacgacgccgagacgGTGGCCGCCACGCGCGGGCTGCAcatcctcgaggcgcgcTCCGCCCACTGGTACTCGTACCTGCTGACGCCGTCGTTCtggctcgtcatcgccatcggccaGATCCTCGCGCTGTGCATCACCGCCACAAACACCTTCACCTCGTTCCTCTCGGGCGCGCACTTCAACGCCCCCGCCTTCCAGACCTTCTTCAACTacgccttcctcgccctcgtctaCAACACCCTGttcctcgtccgcgacggGCCCCACGCCTGGtggcgcctcgctcgccgcgaCGGCTGGAAGTACCTCATCATGGccttcctcgacgtcgagggcaacTACTTCACCGTCCTCGCCTACCAGTACACCAACATCCTCTCGGCCCAGCTCCTCAACTTTTGGTCCATTGTCtgcgtcgtcctcatctccTTTTTCCTCCTCAAGGTCCGCTACCGCCTCTTCCAGgtcgccggcatcctcgtctgCTGCGGGGGCATgggcatcctcctcgcctcggaCCACATTACGGGCTCCAacggcgggcccggcgccaACATGATCAAGGGCGACCTCTtcggcctgctcggcgccaCCCTCTACGGCACCAGCAACGTCCTCGAGGAGTGGCTCGTCAGCAAGGCCCCCATGCACCACGTCCTCGCCTTCATGGGCCTGCTCGGCATGATCATCAACGGCGTCCAGGCCAGCATCTTTGACCGcgacagcatcgccgccgcccagtgGGACGGCCAGATCgccggctggctcgtcggcTACACCCTCTGCCTCTCCCTCTTCTACACCCTCGCCCCGCTCATCCTGCGCatgggcagcgccgccttcttcgacATCTCCCTCCTCACCGCCAACTTTTGGggcgtcatcatcggcgtcCGCGTCTTCGGCCTCACCGTCCACTTCCTCTACCCCATCGCCTTTgtctgcatcgtcatcggcctcttcgtctACTTCCTCAGCGGCAACGTCCTTGGCGACTCGCGCAAGCCCTGGCTCGGCGAGAACcaggagggcggcgtcgccggcatcggcaccgccaagctgcgcgccatcaaggccgcccaggaggagcgcgagcgtGTCTGA
- a CDS encoding uncharacterized protein (COG:E~COG:G~EggNog:ENOG503NYEE~TransMembrane:10 (i136-162o182-201i213-234o240-260i267-285o305-325i332-351o366-388i395-415o421-439i)) — protein sequence MSSVESAHREPLLSKRHDRHRPRRRLSNLVYDAIIASEAAEHHRAPSTRRTNDGMSTADEQKGFSSPVVAAATTTTATTTATAHSSDSSHARPHDALNVADYDDNDAETVAATRGLHILEARSAHWYSYLLTPSFWLVIAIGQILALCITATNTFTSFLSGAHFNAPAFQTFFNYAFLALVYNTLFLVRDGPHAWWRLARRDGWKYLIMAFLDVEGNYFTVLAYQYTNILSAQLLNFWSIVCVVLISFFLLKVRYRLFQVAGILVCCGGMGILLASDHITGSNGGPGANMIKGDLFGLLGATLYGTSNVLEEWLVSKAPMHHVLAFMGLLGMIINGVQASIFDRDSIAAAQWDGQIAGWLVGYTLCLSLFYTLAPLILRMGSAAFFDISLLTANFWGVIIGVRVFGLTVHFLYPIAFVCIVIGLFVYFLSGNVLGDSRKPWLGENQEGGVAGIGTAKLRAIKAAQEERERV from the coding sequence ATGAGCTCTGTCGAGTCTGCGCATCGCGAACCCTTGCTGTCGAAGCGTCACGACCGACaccgcccccgtcgccgcctctcgAATCTCGTGTACGACGCCATTATTGCGTCTGAAGCAGCAGAACACCACCGCGCACCATCGACACGCAGAACAAACGACGGCATGTCTACCGCGGACGAGCAAAAGGGCTTCTccagccccgtcgtcgccgccgccacgaccacgaccgcgaccacgaccgccaccgctcacagcagcgacagcagccatGCCCGTCCGCACGACGCCCTCAACGTcgccgactacgacgacaacgacgccgagacgGTGGCCGCCACGCGCGGGCTGCAcatcctcgaggcgcgcTCCGCCCACTGGTACTCGTACCTGCTGACGCCGTCGTTCtggctcgtcatcgccatcggccaGATCCTCGCGCTGTGCATCACCGCCACAAACACCTTCACCTCGTTCCTCTCGGGCGCGCACTTCAACGCCCCCGCCTTCCAGACCTTCTTCAACTacgccttcctcgccctcgtctaCAACACCCTGttcctcgtccgcgacggGCCCCACGCCTGGtggcgcctcgctcgccgcgaCGGCTGGAAGTACCTCATCATGGccttcctcgacgtcgagggcaacTACTTCACCGTCCTCGCCTACCAGTACACCAACATCCTCTCGGCCCAGCTCCTCAACTTTTGGTCCATTGTCtgcgtcgtcctcatctccTTTTTCCTCCTCAAGGTCCGCTACCGCCTCTTCCAGgtcgccggcatcctcgtctgCTGCGGGGGCATgggcatcctcctcgcctcggaCCACATTACGGGCTCCAacggcgggcccggcgccaACATGATCAAGGGCGACCTCTtcggcctgctcggcgccaCCCTCTACGGCACCAGCAACGTCCTCGAGGAGTGGCTCGTCAGCAAGGCCCCCATGCACCACGTCCTCGCCTTCATGGGCCTGCTCGGCATGATCATCAACGGCGTCCAGGCCAGCATCTTTGACCGcgacagcatcgccgccgcccagtgGGACGGCCAGATCgccggctggctcgtcggcTACACCCTCTGCCTCTCCCTCTTCTACACCCTCGCCCCGCTCATCCTGCGCatgggcagcgccgccttcttcgacATCTCCCTCCTCACCGCCAACTTTTGGggcgtcatcatcggcgtcCGCGTCTTCGGCCTCACCGTCCACTTCCTCTACCCCATCGCCTTTgtctgcatcgtcatcggcctcttcgtctACTTCCTCAGCGGCAACGTCCTTGGCGACTCGCGCAAGCCCTGGCTCGGCGAGAACcaggagggcggcgtcgccggcatcggcaccgccaagctgcgcgccatcaaggccgcccaggaggagcgcgagcgtGTCTGA